AATTAATTGCCTCTGCGATCGCTTATTCTAATTATGACGACTCAACCAAACCTGTTGTTGAGGTAGTGGTAAAGGTATACCAGCTTCTTCAAAAGCATTTTTAAGCCGACGACGAAATTCGCGGGAGATATCCCATTGTTTAAGTGGTTCGGTTTTAAACCACAGGCGCACAATAAAGCCTCGTTCGGCAAAATCTTCTATTCCTAATACCAGTGGCGGTTCGAGTATTTTATCGCGACATTCACCATCTTGGTACATTTGGTTAGCTATTTGTTCAATTAATTCAATTGCTTCATCCACATTAGTTTGATATGCCACGGGAATTTTCAAGTCAGATCTCGACCAGCCGTTTGAATGATTGGCAACTATATTAATCGAGCTATTTGGAATAGTAATTAAACGCCCTTCTCCATCCCGAAGCTGAGTAATTCGCAAATTCAAGTTTTCTACTAATCCTCCTACTTGGCCGATAGTTACTACATCGCCAACGGCATATTGATCTTCTAAAACGATCAGCAGACCATTAATCGTATCTTTAATCAAATTTTGAGCAGCAAAAGAGAAAGCCAAACCCAAAACACCAGCACCAGCGAGTAAAGGAGTGACATTTAAACCAATCATACCCAGAGCGATAAATAAAGCAATACCAGCCCAAAAACAGGTAGCAATGCCTCTAAAAAGGCGAGAGAAAGTGTTAACTCTAACTTGGAGTCGGCGATTAGTATCCGCGTTCAACACATAGTTATCACTAAAAGCGTTATTGGTGATAACTGAATTGATTCTGGCGATCGCTGCGTAGCTTAAGCGAATTAAAATGTAACAAAGCCAAATAACCACTATTAGCCGTAGTGGGATTTTGAGAACGGTAATAATCCATAGTTGAGCCAGGCGAGTATAAGGGAAAAAACTTAAAATAAGTAAACATCCTCCCACCCAGACAATTAGCTGAGTCAACTGTAATAAGCGATACTGTACTTCTTGAAGATTAAATGTTTTTCTCAGTTCTAATTGAGAGGAAAGAGACTCAGGATCGTAATGAAGAGATAGCTTGACTTTATTTAAGTGTTTGAGCCGGCAAAATAAAACAAAGTTGCTTAACACCATTAGCAGCAAGACAACTCCTGCTAATTGTGTTTGCTTCAGCAGAAAAGAAGATTGTCTTTCTTGTCTGGCTTTCTCTAAACCTCTTTTGATTTGAGCGGCTATTTGTTCTGCCTGAGATTTAAGATTAGCACCCTGAACAACTACATCTTGGCGATCGAGAGTCAAAACAGGGATCTTTTTGGCGCCTACTGCAACATCAAGACTTAGCTGATTTTGATCTCCTCTAGAAGAAACATCTAATTGAGTCTGGTTAGATTGAAGATATATATCCTTAACGTCGGATAAGCGTTCTTCGGTGTACCTAATTCGTTGTGCCAAATTTGACTTTCGATCTGACAATTTAAATAGACAATGACCATCAAGATGGACACAAGCTGAAACCTTAGTATTGCTTGCACTATCTAACTTGAGCGTTTCCAAATTTAGTTTGGGCAATAATGGCAACTGCGCCCAAATTGGCGTTGCAAAAATATTGATAAAAATAATCGTGCTGATGAATATCCAAAAGAAAAAGTATTTTTTAATCGTGCTGCCCATAAAATAATCTGCCATTAACCAGCGATCGCGATCGCGCGATAATATTCACAACTTCGTTCTATGCACCTAGATTTTGCTTCATAGCGATCGCCGCAATTCTGGTTTCTCCTGCTTCAAGAATCTTACCCAGCATTTGAACGTAAGATATGTCGGCAATCTGAGCCATTTTGGCTAAATGACCATCCCAACACCAGCCAGGATTAGGATTAACTTCCAACAATCTGGGGATGTTGTTGGCATCCAGTCGCCAGTCAAACCTGGCGTAGTCTTGACATTCAAGACGCTCAAACAATTTGACGCAGCTAGCAATTAAAAATTGTTCTGTTTCTGGGGGCAGATTGGCGGTAACCGAGGTGATTTTCCCATAAGGAGAATCAGCCAACCATTTTGCCTCATAACCACAAATGCGAGGTAATTCTGGAGGTAGAGAAGCATAATCTTCTTCGATAATCGGTAAAGCTGTATAGGATTGCTGAGGATTACCAATAATTCCTACACTAATATCTTTTCCCTCAAGGAATTGCTCGACTAAAATCGGCTGACTATAGCCTAATTTTTCTCTAACCTGTAGAATAGCTTTTTCTAACATCTGTAGGTTGTAACAAACGCTATCTTGAGTAATTCCCCAACTAGAATCACCAAAATTGGGTTTAACAATGACTGGAAAATCTACAGCAGACTCAACCGAAGTATTCTCAGGTGCGATCGTTAAAGTTTGAGGAACGGGAATATCCATGGCTTGAGCTATACTACGAACCAATAATTTGTCATAGCAATAAGCCAAACATTTAGGAGTACCGCCTGTGTAGGGTAAATCTAAAATTTCCAGTAGGGCAGGAATATGTAACTCTTTAGTTGCCTGGTTGTTAAATCCTTCATCACATAAATTAAAGACAAAATCGATTTCGTCTGCCATTGCTGGTAAATTTTGAATCAGCTTTTCATGGCAATCCAAATAGACAAACTTATATCCTGGTAACTCCGCTAAAGCTTCTTTTAACTGATTAATGGTCAAGAAATCATCATCGTCAAAGTTAGCATCAGGCTTAATTAAATCGGATTGATGAGGATCTCCCATTAATACCGCCACAGTTTTCAAGTTGTGCTTTGATAAATCAAGAGTCCATTCTTTATTAGCAACAGCAGAAATAATCATTCGTTGCGCCATCATGCCCAAATCCTGATTGCGTCTAGATTCGGTAACTACCTCTGTGTGAAATTGAATAGAATTAAAGCTAGCTAGACTCAGCAAATCAGTAATACTATTGCGGGTATATAGTCTTTCGGCATAAAACTGATCGGCAATTACTCCTTGTTCGACATGAGTAATAACTTCTCGAGAAATTAAACGTTCTTGGTTTTGAGAAAGAGAGCGTTCTCGACAAACAAAATACTTGCTGTCAATCCATTCCCAACTTCGAGGCTGAAAATTTTCTTTAATATATTGACCATCAGTAATGTCAATTAATAGCTTGCCGTGAGGTTTTAGAACTCGAATTATTTCTTGTAATACTTTTAAATCATCTTGCTCTGATTCAAAATAACCAAAACTATTGCCTGCTAAAATTACGAAATCAAAAGCATTATCAGCAAAAGGTAATTGTCTGGCATCACCTTCTCGATAACTAATCTTACTTCCTTGTTGTTTATTTAAGGTATCTGCTCGGGTAATTAAATAATTAGATCTATCAAGTCCTGATAGATGATCAAAGCCACGTTTAGCTAGTTCCAAGCTATGTCTGCCCTGTCCACAACACAGATCTAAAATGGCGCTTTGTTTATCAGAATTTAAAATATTAACAAATAAATCAATTTCACTTTTGGTAATAGTTTCATCTTCAACAACATCACCATCGGTTTTTAAATAATTAGCATTAAATAAATATTGCCACCAGTCTGGTTTTACGTAACTTTCCAAGTTTTCAACAGGGCCTAGAGATAGATGTTTATTAAGATCCTGAGACTGGAATAATGCAACCATAATCAATCTTTATGAGTAAGTAAAATCTTTTATTTAAAGCAAAAAGTTTTGCAATTGATTTGCATTTTTAAATCCTAACCTATGAATAAAAAAGTGCAATTAATTTCAGTATTTTTACTATATATTGGCTTGATGAATACTTAATTAAGCGGTCAAGCTGTTAGAAAAATCGAGAGAAATAACCAAAATAAACATAAAAAATAGGCGATCGCCATAGCGATCGCCTATAAGAAAAATATTAATTGCTATTAGCCAGCTACAGGCTGCTAATAATTAGAATTAGTTAGAAACCTCTGCCATTTCAATAGTGCGATCATCAACATCTTTGACTAAGAAATTCAAAGGGCGATCGCGACGTATTTTATACTTCAATCGTCTTGATTGAACTCGCATCAACAAAGCTTCTAAGCAATCACGGTCAAAGCAAACATGACGCTGACGATCTTTATAACCACCGCTGGCACCGGCAATGATATGAAGCTGAGTATTTTTTCTCAGTTGATACCATAGTCCATCTGGACTATTCAAAGCTGTATTACCAGTAGTTGCCGACATATAAAGTGGATCGAGCCCTCCTGCACCCATCGCCTGTTCGTAATTATAGTAATAATGCAGTGGAACATCAGCAGCAGGCAGATCTAATAACCCTTCATAAAATCGCTGAGCGTTTTGTAAATCTGATACCATAACCGTGTATACTTTTGGCGCGCTGCTGAGGAACATCCACATTGCCCCCGCATAAGCCACTAACAGCATTACCATTATGCCTTGGGTAGAAAATAAACTATCCAAAGCTATTGGTGGTAAGAATGCACCCATATAATTTGTCATCAATCTACCCGAGCAAATAGTGTTAGCTATCATCTTAAACTGAGAATTTTAGAAAAATAGGTTTTATAAAACTGGTTTTAATTTAATTGTTAACTATTAATTATCGATTATTGAGTTAAGCCATGTTGCAAAGCAAAGCGGACTAATTCAGTACGGCTGTTGGTACCTGTTTTACCAAAAAGACGGCTGACGTATTTTTCTACATTTCTAACGCTGGTACTTAATTCACGGGCAATTTCTTTATTCATCAAACCTTGGGCAACCAGATCTAAAACGCTTTGTTCTCTAGGGGTTAAATCTATTTTAATCGGTGGCGGAGTTACTGTAATTGAGCCACTTCCACCCAGCTTATCGTCTAATTTTGCTTTAATTTCGACTAATTCTTTGGCGATTTTTTCGAGTTCAGCACTGCTTTCACCGTTACCAGTAGTAGATTTGATTTTTGAAAGCAAATTTTTAACAATTGCCTCTAATTCTTCAGGATCGAAAGGCTTGGAAAGGTAGGCATCACAACCAGCTTCATAACCTTGAATGCGATCGCTCGTCATTCCTCTAGCCGTCAGAAAAACTACAGGAATTGACCGATACCGAGGATCTTCTTTTAACTTGGCTAAAAATTGATAGCCGTTGACCTCAGGCATCATAATATCGGAGATAATCAGATCGGGAATTTGAGATTCAATCTGACGCCAAGCTTCTTCCGCATTACTAGCTATAGCCACTTTCCACGCTTCATTATCTTCTAAGTATGCTTGTACTGATTCTCTAATACCAGGCTCATCGTCTACTAGTAAAAGCTGTTGTTTTTCTGACATAAGGTTTCTGAGTTATGTTTAGTAGCCACATAGACTATTAACTACTTCCATAATAAGACTTATGAGCAAAATTAGAAGCTTAAGACCATAATTCCCCATCATTGCTGACAGGGAATTTCAGGAGCTTTCGGCTATAAGCTGTCTAATTGAAGTTAATTTTACTGAGCCTGAATCGTCTCTAGCTTGGCTTCAACTTTCTTGACTACGTTTTCAGGTAAAGGAATATAGCCCAATTCATCTGCGTAAGTCTGTCCTTCGGTTAACGACCAGTTGACTACATCTTTCAAGCCCTGTACCTTATTGGGATCGTCATAATTTTGATACGCCAGCAGCCAAGTATACGTAACGATAGGATAAGAATTATCTCCTTCAGGATCGCTGACAAATGCTCGTAAATCTTCGGGCAAGGTAGCCCCAGCTAAAGCATTAGCAGCACTTTCGCCAGAAGGCGTGACATAATTTCCTGCCTTGTTCTCTAAAGTAGCGGTAGGAATATCCTGCTGTTCGGCATAGCCATACTCAACGTAGCCCAATGCACCTTCGGTTTGAAGGATCTGCGCTGTTACACCTTCATTACCTTTTGCACCAACTCCTGCCGGCCATTGAACAGTTTTACCTTCACCAACTTTCTCTGACCATTCAGGGCTAATTGCGCTGAGGTGTTGAGTGAAAACTCCTGTAGTACCACTACCGTCAGAACGATAAACAACAGTAATGTTGCTGTCTGGCAGGTTAGCATCGGGGTTTAAAGATGCGATCGCTGGATCGTTCCATTTAGTAATTTTGCCTAATAAGATATCTGTATAAACCTGACGAGATAGCCTGAGTTCAGGAACATCGGGTAAATTATAGGCCAAGACAATACTACCAGCAGTCATCGGTAACATAGCCACACCCCGTTCCACCTGCGCGATCTCTTCATCTTCCATGGCTACATCGCTAGCACCAAAATCAACCGTGCCTTGAATAAACTGTTCGACTCCCGCACCACTACCAACAGATTGATAGGCTACCTGAACATTAGGATTTTCTTTGTTGTATTCAGAAAACCATCTTTGATATATAGGTGCGGGAAAACTTGCCCCAGCACCAGTCAAAGATACGGACTCGCCACCAGCATTGCCACCACCAGCATTACCACCTTCACCAGGAGCTTCAGCCCCACCACAAGCAGTAAGACCAAGAGTTAACGCTAGCAGAGGAGCTAAGAGAGCTTTTCGTCTGAGAGAAACTGTAGAAATCATATATACTGTCTTATTTGTTAACTGTTCAGAGTTAGATAGTTTGATAATTTATCGAACAACAATTGCTGGAAATTAAGCAAAAGTTACACTTTTTGTTTCCATAGCTACATTAATTTATCTCGTTTTGATTACTTGTAGATAAAGAAAAGGTTAACAATCAGTTAACTAAACCTTATTTGTAATCATAAAAAAGCAAGGTTAATTTTGCTAACCTTGCCATCAATAAATACTAATTAAGTTAAAGATTTAGAACTGGAAGGTAGTACGCAGAACACCTGCATAAACAGTATCATTTCCACTATTGTGATTAGGATTAAACACTGCATAAGCTCCAGGAGTAATCGAAATGTTGTCGTTAACAGGGAACTTGTACTGTGCTTCGACTAGATAAGAAGTGTCTGGGTCACCACCTGGAATAGTACCTGCTGCTACTGCTGCTGCTGCTTCTTCATTATCTATGCCGAACCTAGGAACCAGACCCCCAGCAAAAGTTAACTGAGAACCTTCTTTTAACAGGTCAAGAAAAGAAACGTTTGCTCCCCAACTCCAGATTTCACCAGAGAGGTTATTATCATCTCCCGCTATCAAACCTTTCACCTTGGAGTAACCACCAAAACCACCTAAGACCAATTTGTCACCAAGGTTGAAGCTAGCTCCTAGACCAAATTTGTCGGCAGTTGTGTCAATTGCGCCAAAGGGTTGAGTAGCAAAACCTTGGTTTAGACCACCTACGGTACTACCAGATTGGTTTACCTCATCGCCTGTTTGGTAGTTGCGAACATAAGTTGCAGTAAGTTCCAAAGCATCAAAAGGAGTGAATTCTAGTTGTCCACCTGCACTAGATGAACCGTTGAATAAACCTTCTTCGCCAGCAGGATCGGCAGCACCATTATCATCATCAACACCAGTGTCAGTTAAATATAGCCCTGTGACAGCTACAGTATCAGGAATAATGTCAAATGAAACACCAGCACCAGCACCGCTAGTACCACGGAAAACCAATGGGTTATAACGGTTGAAGCGAGACAAAGCACCTTCGCTAGTACTTGATAAAAGAGGGTTACTAGTGTTGAAAATATCATCGAAATCCAAACCGTTAGTTCCCACCCATGTAGTGATTCTTTCACCAACTGGGAAACGGTAGAACAATTCGTCAAGCTCTATGTTATTGTCTTCATTTCCATCAAAATTCAAACGAGTTGACTCTGTGCCAGTTACGTCATCACCATAATCTGGTACATTTCCAGCTTCGAGCCTAGTTTGTAACATATCTTGACCAGTAAAACTAGTTTGAAAGTTTAGACGAACGCGATCGCTCAAGGTAGTCTCAGTATCGAGGTCAGATGCATCTTCTGCGTCATCAGCATCATCTTCATCGATTATGCCATCTTGGTTAAAATCGCCAACAAAAGCTTGAAACTGTTCGTCAGTAATATTATCGACACCAAGACTGTCTTCGGCTATGCTTTCGAGATCTTGACCACCACCAAAGGCCTCAGCAACTGCAAAGATTGCCTCACCTTTAAGCTTGGTAGTAGTAGAAAACTGACTGTCTTCTAAAACCGCAGTACGGCTTTCTAGTTCGTCTACTCTGCCACCTAGTGTAGCTAGTTCAGCTTCAAACTCTTGAGACAAACGAGCAATTGTATCCAAATCTTCTTGACTAACAGATTCTTGAGAAGCAATTAGGCGTTCAATTTGGTTTAGGCAAGAATTTAAACCAGCAGCGAATTCGTAACGAGTCAAAGCCTGGTCACCACGATAGGTCTGATTCGGAAAACCAGCAATACAGCCATAGCGATCGACTAAACTACGTAATGCTTCATAAGCCCAGTCTGTGGGAGATACGTCTCTTAACTGGTTAACGTTAGTAACCTGAGATAAACCGCCGCTTTGCTCTAAATTTTGATAGTTATTAATTTTTTCTAGAGTTTGGTTTACTCCTTCTTTCTCAGCTGAGATAGTTTGAGCATTGACCTTGTTACCTGAAAATAAATAAGCTGCCAATAATATAGGAGCAACTTTTACTGCTTGCCAAAATAATCTATTCATTATGTATCCTCACACACCTAAAATATGAATCAACTACTAAACGTAGTATTTATTACAATTTAATTTGGCTTTTGATGATAAACATCGTAGCTAATTAATAACCCAGTATAATCAACTTTGAGATGGATACATTAAAAACCGTGACATTTTATCGACCGCACACTGCACAAGAACATTCTCCATAGCTGAAGCTAGAAAACATAAATTTTACGTTGAGCGTGTTCGACCAAAGCTGGATCTGTTTCTAATGCCTTCGCCAAAATCAATACTAACTTAATTAACTTAAATGGATCAATTAAGGCTATGTAAAGTAAAGGTTAATGTTCAAAGATCTACTAATTTAGCTCGATATATCAACCCCGAACCTACTCTAGTTATAGCTTACGGCAATTTTTCGTAATCTATATTTTATGGTTATTTTTTTAGCTAAAGCAGAAGCCCGTCAATTTCTTTTACCCGTTACGATATAGGTAACTCTTTGGCTAATATTAGTTGCGTGGTCTGCCATTCTTTCTAAATGACGGATAATTAAGCCCAAAAGGAGAATCGGTTCGACTACGCCTGGGACATCTTTTTGAAAAGCGATCGCATCATAAAGGCGATCGTAAGCATCGTCTACAATGTCATCATATTCTTTGACTCTAGCTCCTGCGCTTTGATCCAAATCGGCTAAGGCTACCAAACTTGTCGCTAACATTAGCTGAGCGTGTTCAGACATTTCGGCAATTTCGGGCAACACTTTCTGGGTAGGATATTTCATCAACTTAATTGCTATTTCACTCAAATCTTGAGCGCAGTCTCCAATCCGTTCTAAGTCTCGCACTAGCTGCATAAAAGCACTAAGCATTCGTAAGTCTTGAGCAACGGGTGCTTGCAGCGTCATTAAAGTAGCGCAGTCAGATTCAATTTGTCGATAATAAACATCAATTTGCTGTTCTAGAACGATTATTTTTTGAATCGCATCAAGATCTTGTTCAAATAAAGATTGGTGACTTAGGCGAAATGATTGTTCAACCAAAGTACCCATCCGCAGGACTTCCTGCTGTACTCGCCGAAGAGAACGCTCTAATTGATTTGCCTCTTGATGATTGGCTTTGGGTGATAAAGACACTAACTTCACCATATATATAGTTATTTTAAATAGAAATATGTTTTATATGTTCTATCTTGATAACAAAAACGCTTAATTTTTGCTAACGATTTGTATCTTAATTAACCAAATTAATCAAAATAGATTAAGCTTTTTCAATCTTGTTTATTGGTAAGACTATTTCGAGCCACGCACCACCAAATTGAGGATGATTTTTAGCGGCGATCGCGCCTCCATGAGCCTTAACAATTTGCTCGACAATAGCTAAACCCAAACCGCTACCCTCAGAATAAAAGTTGCTTTCTTGTTCTCTGGCGCGGGATTTGTCTCCTCGATAGAGTCGTTCAAAGATATAGGGCAGATCGGTCGCATTAAACCCCATACCAGAATCGATCACATCGATCTTCACTTTATCTATTGTAGCGGATTCCGCAGCAGTCAGAGGTAATATCTGAACTAAAATTTCTTTGTGCGGTGGATTATGCTTAATGGCATTGTCTAAAAGGTTGAGAAAAACCTGAATTAAACGCGAGCGATCGGCAGAAATCGTTATCTGGAGATCGCCAGCATAGGATAAAGTAACTTCTTTTCGCTTAGCGATCGGTTCTAAAGTTTGCCAAACTGAGTGAATCAAATCATACAGTCTGATAGTTTCATATTTTAAAGCGCGATCGGGAGCAGCCTCTAGCTGAGTTAGATCTAACCATTCCTGTACTAGTTCGATCAGACGATTAGTTTCTTGAAGTAATTGCTCTACCCAACGACGTTCGGGATCTTGTAAACGCCTCATTAGAGTCTCGGCGACTAAAGATATAGAAGTAAGAGGGGTACGCAGTTCATGTGTCAGATCCGAAAAAGTGCGCTCTCGCGATTGCGACAATTCCACTAACGGCTGACGATTTTCAATAAAAACACCTACCTGCTGATTGGATAAAGGAAATCCATAGCCTTTGAGAGCGATCGATTCGACTATTTTTTGTAGCGGTCTATCTATATCGATTTCAAGCTCAGGATCTTGTGGCGAAACATAGCGAGTGAAATAAAAGATCCACTCCTTAGTCTGGGAACGTTGAGAGCGGCGAGTTTCCTCAATTAAAAGATCTAAGTGGTAACAACGTACCAGCTCTAATAACAAACGAACCCGTAGCGATCGCCGAGAATCTATCCGCAGTAACTTTTTCGCACTCTGGTTACAGCCCAAAAGCTGATTTTCAGCATCTACCTGCAAATAACCCATTGGTGCTAGCTCAATCAGATCTTGCCAAGCCTGCTTGTCTCGTTCGAGTATTTTGCGCTGACGGTCAAGATCGCTTAACTCCCGACGTATCAAAGAATGTAATGGTAAAGATATTTCACCATCTTCATCTTTAGTATATGAACTAAGTGTGTTCTTTAACTTTTGTTTAAATCGATATTGTTGACCAGCATAAATGCCAAGACCAACTGCTAATCCTAAGAGAAAATCTAAAGCTGACATGGGGTAGTTGCTAACTCATACTGAGCTAACTGTAGCAAAAGCTCTTAGCTTTAGTACAAACCTATTCACTACTTTAATTCAGATTAGATGTATTACTTTGATTAAGCCTCAATGTTCCCTAGACCAATTATTACCCAAAGCGATAGCCGAAGCCTCTGACGGTAATTAAGTATTCAGGCTGGCTTGGATCTTCCTCTAATTTCTCCCGTAACCAACGGATATGAACATCAACAGTTTTAGTATCTCCTAAAAAGTCCGCTCCCCATACCTGCTCAATTAGCTGTTCCCGTGACCAAACTCGGCGGGGATAGCTCATGAATAATTCAAGTAACTTAAATTCTTTAGGAGACAAATTAACTTCAACCCCCCGAACTGTAACGCGGCATTCCTGAGGAAAAAGACTGATATCGCGGTATTTCTGAACTGAACTAGGAGACGAGCTAGTATATCTTTGACGACGTAATAAAGCGCGACAGCGAGCAATCAACTCTCTCATGCTAAAGGGTTTGCTCAAATAGTCATCTGCTCCCACTTCAAGACCCAATACTCGGTCAGTTTCACTACTTTTGGCGCTAACTACCAAAATAGGCGTAATATCTCCTTGGTAGCGCAATAAGCGACAAATATCTAATCCGTTTACCTCTGGTAACATCAAGTCCAAAATAATTAAGTCGGGAATTAATTTGGCTCGGCTAAAATCAGGGCTTTGTAACATATTCAGGGCAGCTCTGCCGTTGTTAGCAGTATGAACCTCATAGCCTTCTTCTTCTAGTGCAACAGTAACCATGTCTCTAATTAAGTCCTCGTCCTCAATTAGCAAGATCCGATTAGTGTGAGCTAGCTTGGACTTATCAGGAGATTGGAGATTTTGTAGGGAAAGCATAAATAAATACTTTTAATTGTCCGCATTCTTACTTATACACCAAAACCGCTAATTGCGAAATCTTGGTCAAATTAACTGCAAGTTTCTGAGCAAGTTGATTCAATGCATTTAATTAAACTGAACTTAACTTAATTATGACTATTTTTTATGGTTATATTTGTTTCAATATTAGCAGTTCGCTAAATTAACGGTAGTTAACGCCGTATTTATCCCCAAATACGATTAATTATTGCTAAATAAATGGGAATGCCGATAATAATATTGAAGGGGAAAGTTAGCGCTAAAGCCATAGAGATATACAGGCTAGGATTAGCTTCGGGGACGGTCATGCGCATTGCTGCGGGTACAGCTATATAAGAAGCACTGGCACATAACACGGCAAATAAAAGAGCATTACCAGGAGACATCGCGATCGCTTTGGCGATAAAAATACCGATTAGTGCGTTGATTACTGGCATAAAGATGGAAAATGCAATGATAAACGAGCCGCTTTTTCTTAAATCGCCGATCCTTTTAGCTGCAACCAGTCCCATATCTAATAAAAAGAAAGTCAGCATTCCGTAAAATATATCACCAGTAAAAACCTCCAGCCGATCCCAACCATTCTGGCTAGTGACCATGCCTACCAATAGACTACCCAATAAGAGAAAAACCGAACCATTTAAAAAGGCTTCGCGCAAAACTTCTGACCAAGAAAATTTTCCACCTTCTTCGAGATCCTTGCTTTGTGAACTGGTAAACAACCGCGCCAAAATTAAACCAACGATAATTGCTGGAGATTCCATTAGGGCTAAAGCTGCCACCATGTGTCCCCCATATGCGATCGGTGGATTTTGCTGTTCTAAAAATGAACTGGCAGTAACAAAGGTAACGGCACTAATTGA
This sequence is a window from Coleofasciculaceae cyanobacterium. Protein-coding genes within it:
- the phoU gene encoding phosphate signaling complex protein PhoU — protein: MVKLVSLSPKANHQEANQLERSLRRVQQEVLRMGTLVEQSFRLSHQSLFEQDLDAIQKIIVLEQQIDVYYRQIESDCATLMTLQAPVAQDLRMLSAFMQLVRDLERIGDCAQDLSEIAIKLMKYPTQKVLPEIAEMSEHAQLMLATSLVALADLDQSAGARVKEYDDIVDDAYDRLYDAIAFQKDVPGVVEPILLLGLIIRHLERMADHATNISQRVTYIVTGKRN
- a CDS encoding sodium-dependent bicarbonate transport family permease, whose product is MDSSLILSNILNPPVLFFFIGMMAVFLKSDLDIPHPLPKLFSLYLLFAIGFKGGHEIHESGINNEIALTLLAAILLAAIVPIYSFFILKIKLDAYNAAAIAATYGSISAVTFVTASSFLEQQNPPIAYGGHMVAALALMESPAIIVGLILARLFTSSQSKDLEEGGKFSWSEVLREAFLNGSVFLLLGSLLVGMVTSQNGWDRLEVFTGDIFYGMLTFFLLDMGLVAAKRIGDLRKSGSFIIAFSIFMPVINALIGIFIAKAIAMSPGNALLFAVLCASASYIAVPAAMRMTVPEANPSLYISMALALTFPFNIIIGIPIYLAIINRIWG
- a CDS encoding HAMP domain-containing sensor histidine kinase, whose protein sequence is MSALDFLLGLAVGLGIYAGQQYRFKQKLKNTLSSYTKDEDGEISLPLHSLIRRELSDLDRQRKILERDKQAWQDLIELAPMGYLQVDAENQLLGCNQSAKKLLRIDSRRSLRVRLLLELVRCYHLDLLIEETRRSQRSQTKEWIFYFTRYVSPQDPELEIDIDRPLQKIVESIALKGYGFPLSNQQVGVFIENRQPLVELSQSRERTFSDLTHELRTPLTSISLVAETLMRRLQDPERRWVEQLLQETNRLIELVQEWLDLTQLEAAPDRALKYETIRLYDLIHSVWQTLEPIAKRKEVTLSYAGDLQITISADRSRLIQVFLNLLDNAIKHNPPHKEILVQILPLTAAESATIDKVKIDVIDSGMGFNATDLPYIFERLYRGDKSRAREQESNFYSEGSGLGLAIVEQIVKAHGGAIAAKNHPQFGGAWLEIVLPINKIEKA
- a CDS encoding response regulator transcription factor — its product is MLSLQNLQSPDKSKLAHTNRILLIEDEDLIRDMVTVALEEEGYEVHTANNGRAALNMLQSPDFSRAKLIPDLIILDLMLPEVNGLDICRLLRYQGDITPILVVSAKSSETDRVLGLEVGADDYLSKPFSMRELIARCRALLRRQRYTSSSPSSVQKYRDISLFPQECRVTVRGVEVNLSPKEFKLLELFMSYPRRVWSREQLIEQVWGADFLGDTKTVDVHIRWLREKLEEDPSQPEYLITVRGFGYRFG